GGTGGCTGAGCCTGCTGTGGGCGAACGTCGCGTCGGTCCTCGCGGTCACGGTCGTGGGGCTGCCGGTCGCGGTCTGGATGCTCAACCGGCTTCCGTACGTCACGTCGCTGTACCGGTTCCACGGCTGATCCCGACCACGCCGCCCGGTCGGCGGGGTCGACTCGGGACACGACACGCCAGCGCAAGAGGTAATTCGCTGGCTCCGCGTGGAGACGCATGGACGACACCCCGCTACACGAGCGGATGCGACGGTACGAGGCGCTAGCGAGTGAGGCGAGGAAGACGGCCGAGCGGCGCGACGAGGTGGGGAAAGCGATCGGGAAGCGACTGGCGGCGTCGGTCACCGACGCCGTCGAGCGGGAGGGGGCGAACGTCGAGGTGCTCGGTCGGTCCGCGGACGGGGGCCGGTATCGGTTCGCGGCGCGGCTCGACCGGGCGGCGCTCGTCGCCGCGCTGACGGAGACGCTCCCCGACGGGTTCGTCGTCTCGCACGTCAACGACGACGGCACCCTCTCGGTGGAGTGGACCGGCGACGAGCGGACGCCGTCGAAGCGCCAACACGGCGCAGTTCTGAAGGCCATCGTCGCCGAGGAGATGGTCGTAGACGACGACGGGCTGGTCGAGTCGGTGCCGACGCGCGACCGGGTGCTCGCGCGGGCGGTCGAGCTGGGCGTCGACGAGGGCGACGCCGCCGCGCGGCTGGACCGGCTGGCGACGCTGGAGGTCGTCGATCTCGACGACGGGTACGTCTACCCGGACGAGAACTTCTCGCGGTACTGAGCGCGGTCGGCGAGCGGTGCGTTCGGGGGCGGCGCGGCCGCGGTCGGACGCGCCGACTCCGGTCCGGGCGAGGTCACCAGTCCCGCGACACCGGCGTCTCGCTGGCGTCGACGTTCGCGAGCAGCCACGCCGCGGCGTCGTCGAGCGCCGCGTCGTCGGTCGCGGTCACCTTCAGGCGGTTGTGCTCGGCCTCGCGGTCGGGGTAACAGCCCACGACCACGTCGAACCGGTCCATCGCCTCCTCCAAGGCGTCGATGATGTTCGACTCCGGCTCGACGGTGTAGAGGAACCGGGAGCGGCGGTCGCCAGCGAACTCGTCGGCGACCGTCTCGAAGGTCGCCTTCAGTTCGTCCGGAATCCCCGGCATGACGTACACGCCGTCGAGGACGCAGCCCGGCGCGAGCCCCGCCTCGGTCACGAGCGGCCGGCTCCCCTCGGGGATCGCCGCCTCGGCCGCGACGTCCACGTCGAACTCGCGGTCGGGAACCTGCTCGCGGATCGCCGCGAGCCGCCGCTCGACCGACTCGCGCGTGATGTCGGTGACGACCATCTCGCGGTCGAACGCGTCCGCGACCGCCTCCATCGTCACGTCGTCCGGCGTGCTGCCGAGCCCGCCGGTGACGATCACGGCGTCGAACGCGGCGGCGTACTCGCGCACCCGCGCCGCGATCTCGGCCCTGTCGTCCGGGATCGACAGGATGCGGCCCACGGCGACGCCGCGCTCGCTCAGCTCGCCGGCGAGCCAGTTCGCGTTCGTGTTCACCGTGTCCCCCGAGAGCAGTTCGTCCCCGACCGTGATCAGCGCGACCTCCATCGATCGACCGTTCGGCCGGGCGAGGGATGTACGTTTCCCGACGGACTCACCCAAACGATGATTAGAGATCGGGACCTCGGTGGGCAGGTGACACGCGACACCACGCGCCGCGCGGTCCTCGCGAGCGCCCTCGCGGCCGGCACCGCCGGGCTGGCCGCGAGCGACGCGGCCGACCTCCTCGACTCGTTCGCGCCCCTGTCCGGCGACGCGTGGGACGCCGCCGACCGCTCGTTCCCGGAGACCGTCGAGAGCCCGCACGGCCCGGCCGCGGTCGCCCGCGACGAGTTCGGCGTGCCGCGGGTCTCGGCCGACGACGAGTCCGCCGCGTACTTCGCGGTCGGCTACTGTCAGGCGTTCGACCGCCTGTTCGCGATGGACCTCCAGCGCAGGGTGATGCGCGGCCGGCTCTCGGCGGTGATCGGCGAGGCGACGCTGTCGAGCGACGAGTTCAACGTCGCGATGGGCTTTTCCGAGGCCGCCGAGGCCACGTGGGAGGTCGTCGCCGAGAGCCGCGCCGGGCCCCTCGTCGAGGCGTTCGCCGACGGCGTCAACGCCGCGATGGAGGACCTGCCGCTCCCGCTGGAGTTCGAACTGATCGGCTACGAGCCGGAGCCGTGGACGCCGGTCGACTCGATGCTGATGGAGAAGCAGATCTCGTGGACGCTCACCGGCGACTTCGGCGAACTGCGGCGCGCGCTCGTCGCCGACCGCCTCGGCGAGGAGCGGGCGGCGACGCTGTTCCCGACGCGGTACGACCACGACGACCCGATCCTCGACGGGACGGAGACGCGGCTGAGCGAGGCGACCGAGCGCGCGACCGCGGAGCGGTCGGCGTCGGACCGGTCGGCCGCGAGGTCGGCGGTCGGATCGGCCGCCCCGGTCGACCCCGAACTGACCGACTGGCTCTCCGGCTTCGAGTCGCCGACCGGCGTCGGCTCGAACAGTTGGGTCGTCTCCGGCGAGCACACCGAGAGCGGGACGCCGGTACTCGCGTACGACCCGCACCTCTCGTTACAAGCGCCGCCGCTGTGGTACGAGCAGGCGGTCGAGACGCCCGAGCGGTCGGTCCGGGGCGCGACGTTCTCCGGCGTCCCGTTCGTCATCGCGGGCGCGAACGACCGCGGCGCGTGGTCGTTCACCAACCTCGGCGCGGACGTCCTCGACTGCTACCGCTACGAGGTCGGCGACGCGGGCGACGAGTACCGGTACGACGGGGAGTGGCGCTCGTTCGAGGTCGACGAGACGCGGACGATCCCCGTCGCCGGCGGCGAGGACCGCGACCTCCGGGTGCGCCGCACCGTCCACGGCCCCCTGATCGAGCGCGAGGGGCGGACGGTCGGCGTGGCGTGGACCGGCCACACCGCGACGCGGACCACGGTCGCCATCGAGGCGTACGGGCGCAGCGAGGGGATCGACGACGTACTCGCGGCGACGCGGGACTTCGACCTCCCGACGCAGAACCTCGTGTACGCGGACGCCGACGGACGGACCCTGTACTTCGCGACCGGGCGGCTGCCGATCCGCCGGATCGACGGCGAGGTCGTCGACGGCGACCGGATCTTCGACGGCTCCGCCGGGGAGGGCGAGTGGGACGGGTTCGAGCCGTTCGGCGAGTCCTCGTGGGACGGGTTCGTCCCCTTCGCCGAGAAGCCGCACGCGATCGACCCGGACGTCCTCTCGACGGCCAACCAGCGCCCGATCGACGACCCGACCCGCTACGTCGGGACCGCCTACGCGACCCCGTACCGCGGGTCTCGGATCGCGGCGCGGCTGGACGCCGCGGTCGACGGGGAGGGCGTCACCGATCCGGCGTTCCACCGCGGCCTCCAGAGCGACGTGCGCGACGGCCGCGCGCCCGAACTCGTCCCCGAGGTGGTCGCCGCCGTCCGCGACGAGGCCGGGGGCGACGCGTCGGACTCCGACCAGTCGCTCGTCGACGCCGCAGACACCCTCGACGAGTGGGACTACCGAATGGCTCGCGGCTCTCGCGCCGCGCTGCTGTTCGCCCGCTACCTCCCGCAGTTCCGCGAGCGCGTCTTCGGGCCCGCCTTCACCGACGCCGACCTCGGCGAGGCGTACTACCCGAGCGACTGGACGCTCGCGCGGCTCCCGGACGACGACCCGCTGTTCGACGGGCGATCGCGGGCGACGCTCGCCGTCCGGGCGCTCGGCGACGCGCTGGAGGAGATCGACGACGAGGGGTGGGAGACGTACGGCGACTACAACACCACCCGCGCGATGGACCACCCCCTCGGGGGCGAGGCCCCGTTCCTGAACTACGGCGACCTGCCCGCCGACGGCTCGCCCGCGACGGTGAAGAACTACCGCGTCGAGTCCGCCGTCGGGTCGAGCTGGCGGATGGTGGTGCGGCCGGGGACCGACGCCGCGGCGGTCCTCCCGGGCGGCAACTCCGGCGACTACTTCTCCGACCACTACGACGACCAGCTCCGGCGGTGGCTCGACAACGACCAGCGCCCGATGCCGCTCGGGGACGGCGGCGAGCCCGCGGCGCGGTTCCGCTCGTCCGAGGAGGGGTCCCGATGAGCGGTTCGCCGTCGCTCCGCGAGCGCGTCAGGACCGAGCCGCGCCCGCACGCCGTCGCGCTGCTCGTCGCCCTCGGCGTCGGCGTCGCGCTCGCGACGGTCCACTGGGTCGGGCTGGTCGCGGCCGGCGCGCTCGCGTCGCTCGCTGCCCCGACGGTCCCCCGGGGCGTCGCGTACGCGCTGGCGGCCGGCGTCGTCGCGCTCGCCGCGTTCGCCGCGTCGATCGGACCCGCGGCCGCCGCCGTGCCGGGGATGCGCCCGGTCGTCTACGTCACCGTCGGGGCCGGGCTGGGGCTGCCGCTCCTCGGGTCGCTCGCCCGCGTCGTCGTCTCCTGACGCGTCGGAGTCGGTCGGTTCCGGGAGGTATCAGTCCGACCGAGGGCGGCTCAGTCCAGCCGCTCAAAGTCGGTCACGGTCTCGTCGGTCTCGACGTCGCCCGTGTTGCGCGTCTCGCTCGGCTCGAACAGCAGGATCTCGGCCTCGGGCTCCGCGACCGGGCGGTGTTCGGTCCCGCGCGGGACGACCGCGAACTCGCCCGGCTCCAGCACGGTGTCGGACCCCTCGCGGAACTCGATCCGGAGCCGGCCGGCGTGGACGAGGAACAGCTCGTCGGCGTCCTCGTGTTCGTGCCAGACGAACTCCCCGTCGGCCTTCGCGAGCTTCACCGCCTGCCCGTTGAGTTCGCCCGCGAGCCGCGGGGACCACGTCTCGTCGAACGAGTCGAACGCCTCGGCGAGCGCCACCTTCTCCATACCGGCGGTCGGCGGCGGAGCGGTAAAACCGCTGTCCACCGGCGGTCGAGGACGGCTCCCCGACCGGGACGCTCCGGATATATATCGCTCCGGAGCGGTCCGGACCGCTCCGCCGGTCGCGATACACCTCATATAAGCGTTTACGACAGGTCTCGCCGTGCCGCGACGTATGGCAGCGACTCACGCGGACGAGGGGAGCGAGCCGATCCGGGCGGCGCGGTCGGCGCTCCGGGTCGAGCGGCGGCGGGTCGTCGACGAGCGGGAGGCGTTCCGGGCGTTCCGCGGCCGCGTGTCGTCGATCCCGGACGAGAGCGCGTGCGCCGACCCGGCGGACAGCGCGGGGATCGGCGGTCCGGGCGGGACCCGCGCCCCCGGCGGCGCGCGCGGCGGGTTCGGCGGCGCGACGGACGGCGGAGTCGGACTCGGCGGCCCGGCGACCCCCTCCGGCTCGCGGCTCGTCGCCGTGCGGGACGCGTACCGGTCGACGGTGATGTCGGTCCCGCACTACGAGGCGGAGTACGACGACACCTACGAGCGGAGCCTCGCCGAGGAGTTCGGTCCGGAACTCGCGTACGCGCTCACCCGGACGAACTGCTTCCGCGAGGAGTACAAGCGCTCGCTCCTGAGCGCGGTCGAGACCGCGGTCCAGAAGCGCGAGGCGTTCCTCGACGCGCTGAAGTCGGAGGTCGAGTCGGTCGAGCGCGCGCGGTCCAGACTCGATCCGGTCCGGGAGGAGATCGCGGCCATCGACGAGGAGCTCGGCGGCGACGGGGAGCGGGAGGCCGGCCGCGACGACGGGGACGGAGCGACCGCCGACTTCGGCGCGCTCGACGCCTGTCGGACCCGGACCGAGACGCTCCGCGAAGACTGCGACCGGATCGCGGCCCGCCGGCAGCGCGTGCTCGCGGACCACGAGCGTCGCCTCGCGCTGAGCGAGGACCTCGACCTCCCGGCGTACTGCTATCAGGACCTCGACGTGACGTACCCGGTCCTCGCGGCCGTCGGCGCGGTCGGCGACCGACTGGATACGCTTCGCCGTCGGATCGAGCGTGAGATGGGACGGGCGCGCTGATACGTTTCAGATTATCAGCTCTCAGCCGACACGAACACCGCCTGCGCCTGCCTCGCGACTGCCCCTTCGAGTCCCGCCCCGCCACAGCAACACCGGAAGACGGTCGCCTCGCTCCGCTCGGCGCTGCGTCTTCCGTACTCCCGCTCGCTCCCTCCGGTCGCTCACGGGACCGCGCCTCACGCCTCCCCAGCCTCGTCGGCGGCTCCCGGTGGTCGCTGCCGACTCCCTCGCGCGTGCTGGCTCGCGGCCTGTCGGCCGCTCGCAGGCACGCGCCACCGCGATGAGGTGGACGATCTTTGAACGTCCCTCACGTATTTACGGTGTCTGGGGAACAATCCGGTCCATGCCCTCGAAAATCAAAGACGCCGTGTTTAGTGAGCCCTCCGGGCGGGTCCAAGCGTTTGTCATGTTCGCCGGCTCGGTCACGATGGCGAGTATCTTCGTGTACTTCGGTATTCTGCGCGGTGTGCCCAGCGTCCATTCGCTCGTGATGGCGGTCGGATTCGCCCTGTCTGGGCTCGCCGAGTCCCTCCCGTCGGAGCGACGGCGACTGGCTGGCGGATTGCGTGTCACCGCAATCGCCTTGCTGGCCGGCCTACTCGTCCTCATAATATCCGTTCCCGACGCTTTTCTCGGGTAGCAGGCTCTGTTACAATCTACAGGAGGGGAGATACTCTGACTCAGTTGCGGACAATACAGGTGACTCACGGATCGCTCAATACAGGAGAACTGGCTCTGTTGAAATCCTCTTCTTCAGATATATTCTCGTCTGAAACAGCCGGTCGATGAGTTGCGAATTGATCGCTGAGAACCCTCCCAGTTTGAGACGAATCGCCTACGCACTCGCCGGAGCGCTGTCGGCATCGCCGTTATCGATGAGCGGGTAGTCGATGTGGACTTCGATGCGGTCGAATGGGACGACCGGTTGTATCGCGCCGCTCGGGCCGCCCTCTTCGAGCGTAAGGATACCCAGCACCTCCAGTTGCTTCAGGTCAGAGTGGACGTCGGATACGTCTCGCTCGACGAGCCGCGCCGCTTCGCGCATGCTTTCGGGAGCTTCCTCGGCGATCGCTCGGATGAGTTCGAGGCGGAGCGGGGTGAGGCTGTCGACGAAGTCGTCGTAGGTTCCGAACTGGAGCGTCGCCTTTCCGTCTTGGTCGTCGAGGTTGTCGTCCTCGATGTCCTGGACGAACTGGAGTGTATCCTGACGGAGCTGTTCTCGGTCGCCGACGGTGATGTGGAGTGTGGTCATGGTCGGGGTGGCGGTAGGTCGGGTGGTGTTCGATCAGTGTGGCCGGGGCGGGTCGCCGCCGACAGCGTCCCAGTACTCGTCCGCACTCGCCCAGAACTCGACGAGCAGCTCCTCCATCCCAGGGAACTCGACGCCGTCGAGATCACCAGCTGCGGTGTGATGCTCGTGCCCCTTCGTGTCCTCGTGGGAGTTGTCGTACCGAACGAGCGTGAGATCGTCGAGGGTGCCCAGATGGAGCGTGTACTTCCAGCCCGAGGGGTACGTCTCGGTGTCGTCAGTCGGTCGAAGCACGACGTTCTCGACGAGGCCGGCTTCGACGTGCGTGTACTGGAAGAACGGCTCTGAGGGCATCCCTTACGTGTTGGGATAGGCCCCAACGGCATAAGCGTTGGGCAGAAGTCCAACACCGAACAGAAACGCTGGGCTCTGAGGATTTCAACAAAGCCGGAGAACTACAGAGAGTTCCGTATAAGGGGAGAATATTTGTAACTGCTCTAAGGACAGATACAGCGCGCGTATTCGTCTGGATGGCCGACCGCGATTACCATTCAAATTCCCATGTCTTTTTGTTCATCTCTACATCCATGGGATTATGGCCCGTCTGACCCGCCGGAAGGCCCTCCAAACAGGCGGAAGCGCGATTCTAGCCGGCCTCCCCGGGTGTAGTGCCCTCAACCGTGACGCTTCCTCCACCCTCACGCTCGGCGAAATAGAAGTGTCGAACCTTGACTTTCAACCCCACACGGTGTCAGTAGCAGTACTTGATGACAAAGAGCCGGTGTTCTGGGCGGAAATGAATGCCTCGGCAGCTGAGCCGGAAGAAGACGATTCCTCAAGTGTGGCAACGGCTGGCGGCGGTTCATTTGAGGGCTTCCCAGCCGAGGTTGGGGAGTATCTGCTATACGCGTGGCGCGACAACCAACCGACCTCGGAGTGGGAGATGTTCGACTTCAGTGAGGTAGACACGTCATCTGTCGGACTCGACATCCATATTGGAGACACTCAAAATTCTCGCACCGGTGATGTGTCCATCTGGCATACGACGGATCCCAACGCCTGTGAGAACACAGACGATCGCAATTGATGGGTGAATCGGACCTGTTGAATCGAGACGATATGTGACTTACTCGCAACTCCCATCGAACGGCCGTTTCAGGCGAAAGCGTGGCCAAAGAATGGAGATACAACGGCCGAATATCGTCGATTTCGATCACAGTCAGTCGAACGGTATCACAGAGACGGTCGGCCCCCGCCCCCGGTAACACCCGTGTCCGCGCCGATTCAAGTCCCTCCGGCGCGTAACTGGTAGTATGACCGACGCATCCGACGCGACCGGAACCGAGCAGCACGACGGACCAACCCCCACCCCGGGAATCCACCACGTGACCTGCGTGGCCGGCGACCCGCAGCGGAACCTCGACTTCTGGGTGGAGACGCTCGGGCTCCGACTGGTGAAGCGGTCGATCAACCAGGACGACCCCGGGACGTACCACTTCTTCTACGGCGACGCCGACGGGACGCCGGGCACCAGCATGACGTTCTTCCCGTGGACGAACCTGCCGGACGGCGAGGTGGGCGCGGGACAGGTCTCCCGGACCGCCTTCCGCGTCCCCGAGGGGAGCCTCGACTACTGGGTGGACCGGTTCGACGAGCGCGGCGTCGACTACGACGCCCGCGAGGAGCGCTTCGGCGAGACGGTCCTCCCCTTCCGCGACCCCGACGGGCTCCCCCTCGAACTGGTCGAAGTCGAGGTCCCGGACGACGATCCGACGACCGCGTGGACCGCGTACGTCCCCGAGTCGGCCGCGATCCGCGGGTTCCACTCCGTGACGCTGTGGCTCGACGACGCCGAGCGAACCGAGCGCCTGCTCCGGACGATGGGGCTGACGGAGGGCGAGTCGGCGGCCGACGCCGCAACCGGAAACGACCGGACCCGCTTCGTCGCGGACGGGTCCGTGGGTAAGTACGTCGACGTCGTCGAGACGGACCGGCAGGGGCGTTCCGGCCGGGGAACGGTCCACCACGTCGCGTTCCAGACGCCGACCGACGCCGACCAGTCCGGGATGCGCGAGGCGGTCGCGTCCATGGGGCTGCGCCCGACCCAACAGATCGACCGCCACTGGTTCCGGTCGGTGTACTTCCGGGAGTTCGCGGGCGTGCTCTTTGAACTGGCCACGAGCGACCCCGGCTACGCGAGCGACGAGCCGGCGGACGCGCTCGGCGAGCGGCTGGTGTTGCCGGGGCAGTTCGGCGACCGCCGCGACGAGATCGAGGCCGGCCTCCCCGACGTGACGGTGCCGCGTCCGGAGGCGTCCGAGGGGTCGGGGTCGTCCGAGGAGTCCGGGGCGTCCGACGCGTCCGCCGAGGGCGACGACTGAGGACCGATCCTTCTAATCGGCCGCGACCGGATCTCCCTCCATGACAGAGGACCTCGGCACGCCCGTACTGGATAACCACCTCCACCTCGACCCCCGCCACGGCCGCGGGGTCGAGGCCGTCGAGGAGTTCGCCCGGCTCGGCGGCACCCACCTGCTCGTGGTGAACAAGCCCTCGTGGCTGCTCGGCGTCGAGCCGGACGACCCGGCGGACTTCCGCGCCGTCTTCGAGGAGACGCTTGAAACGGTCGCGGCCGCGACGGACGTCCTTCCGGGGCGCGCGTGGCCCGTCCTCGGCGTCCACCCCGGACTGATCAGCCGGCTCGTCGACGAGCGGGGCTTCTCGCCGGCCGAGGCCCGCGACCTCATGCGCGGCGGGCTGGCGGTCGCGAGCGAGTACGTCGCCGACGGCGACGCGCTCGCGCTGAAGTCCGGCCGCCCCCACTACGACGTGTCCGACGCGGTGTGGGAGGCGTCGAACGCGGTGACCCGGCGCGCGTTCGAACTGGGGGCCGAGGTCGACTGCGCGGTCCAGCTCCACACCGAGGCCACGGAGGACCTGACCGACCTCGCCGGGGTCGCCGAGGCGGTCGGGCTCGACCCCTCGAAGGTCGTCAAACACTACGCGGCCGGGGAGTTGGCGGGGGTCACGCCGAGCGTGATGAGCGACAAAGAGCGGTTAGAACGCGCCGCCGAGGCGGACGAGCCGTTCCTGATGGAGACCGACTTCATCGACGACCCCGACCGGCCCGGAATGGTGCTCGGACCGAAGACCGTCCCGCGCCGGGTGCGGTGGCTGCTGGAGGAGGGGTACGACGAGGCGGTCCGGCGCGCGCACGTCGAGACCCCCGCCGCGGTGTACGGGATCGACACCGAGGCGACCCTCGAAAGAGAGGCCTGAATCCGGGATTCACGCGGGTGAGACGCGGTCTCGGGCGGCGATCGATAGGAAAGGCATTTGAGTTGGCCGGGCGACGTACGGGACATGACCGACGACGACGCCGTTGAAACGTTCTATACCGACGAACGCTGGCAGAACTGGCTCGACAGGCTGGCGGAGGAGGAGCTGGATCCCGAAAACGAGGACTCCGCGCGGCTCCTCTTGAACCTCCAGGACGACGCGGCGATCGCGGTGGCGAAGGTGCTCGCCGCCTTCGACGACGACCGGATCGACGAGGAGCGCGCGGTCGAGGAGGTCCGCGACATCCGCGACATCGTCCTCGCCGACGTCGAGTTCGACGACGAGGACAAGGTGATGCTGATCGACGGCGTCCAGACCTCGCTCGTCCCCGTCTTCTACGCGGCCGAGGAGTACCTCGTCGGCGGCGTCGTCGAGGGCGACGTGAGCGAGTTCGTGCGCGCGGCCGCCGAGGCCGAGGAGGGCGACGACTTGGACGCCGCCTTGGGCTACGTCGTCCAGGCCGGGACGCGCGTCATCGACGGTGAGGCGCTCGACATCGAGCTCGTCGAGGACCTCGAATACGGGCTGGTCTCCGAGTGGGTCAACGGGCTCGACTCGCTCCAGTCGGCGATCGAGGACCCCGAAGTCGTCGAGGAAGAGGACTGACGCCGGCGGTCGAGCGGCGTTCGTCGCGGCCGACCCGTTCGAGCGAACGGT
This genomic stretch from Halorubrum hochsteinianum harbors:
- a CDS encoding transcriptional regulator — encoded protein: MTTLHITVGDREQLRQDTLQFVQDIEDDNLDDQDGKATLQFGTYDDFVDSLTPLRLELIRAIAEEAPESMREAARLVERDVSDVHSDLKQLEVLGILTLEEGGPSGAIQPVVPFDRIEVHIDYPLIDNGDADSAPASA
- a CDS encoding TatD family hydrolase — translated: MTEDLGTPVLDNHLHLDPRHGRGVEAVEEFARLGGTHLLVVNKPSWLLGVEPDDPADFRAVFEETLETVAAATDVLPGRAWPVLGVHPGLISRLVDERGFSPAEARDLMRGGLAVASEYVADGDALALKSGRPHYDVSDAVWEASNAVTRRAFELGAEVDCAVQLHTEATEDLTDLAGVAEAVGLDPSKVVKHYAAGELAGVTPSVMSDKERLERAAEADEPFLMETDFIDDPDRPGMVLGPKTVPRRVRWLLEEGYDEAVRRAHVETPAAVYGIDTEATLEREA
- a CDS encoding VOC family protein, whose protein sequence is MTDASDATGTEQHDGPTPTPGIHHVTCVAGDPQRNLDFWVETLGLRLVKRSINQDDPGTYHFFYGDADGTPGTSMTFFPWTNLPDGEVGAGQVSRTAFRVPEGSLDYWVDRFDERGVDYDAREERFGETVLPFRDPDGLPLELVEVEVPDDDPTTAWTAYVPESAAIRGFHSVTLWLDDAERTERLLRTMGLTEGESAADAATGNDRTRFVADGSVGKYVDVVETDRQGRSGRGTVHHVAFQTPTDADQSGMREAVASMGLRPTQQIDRHWFRSVYFREFAGVLFELATSDPGYASDEPADALGERLVLPGQFGDRRDEIEAGLPDVTVPRPEASEGSGSSEESGASDASAEGDD
- a CDS encoding cupin domain-containing protein, translating into MEKVALAEAFDSFDETWSPRLAGELNGQAVKLAKADGEFVWHEHEDADELFLVHAGRLRIEFREGSDTVLEPGEFAVVPRGTEHRPVAEPEAEILLFEPSETRNTGDVETDETVTDFERLD
- a CDS encoding penicillin acylase family protein, whose protein sequence is MTRDTTRRAVLASALAAGTAGLAASDAADLLDSFAPLSGDAWDAADRSFPETVESPHGPAAVARDEFGVPRVSADDESAAYFAVGYCQAFDRLFAMDLQRRVMRGRLSAVIGEATLSSDEFNVAMGFSEAAEATWEVVAESRAGPLVEAFADGVNAAMEDLPLPLEFELIGYEPEPWTPVDSMLMEKQISWTLTGDFGELRRALVADRLGEERAATLFPTRYDHDDPILDGTETRLSEATERATAERSASDRSAARSAVGSAAPVDPELTDWLSGFESPTGVGSNSWVVSGEHTESGTPVLAYDPHLSLQAPPLWYEQAVETPERSVRGATFSGVPFVIAGANDRGAWSFTNLGADVLDCYRYEVGDAGDEYRYDGEWRSFEVDETRTIPVAGGEDRDLRVRRTVHGPLIEREGRTVGVAWTGHTATRTTVAIEAYGRSEGIDDVLAATRDFDLPTQNLVYADADGRTLYFATGRLPIRRIDGEVVDGDRIFDGSAGEGEWDGFEPFGESSWDGFVPFAEKPHAIDPDVLSTANQRPIDDPTRYVGTAYATPYRGSRIAARLDAAVDGEGVTDPAFHRGLQSDVRDGRAPELVPEVVAAVRDEAGGDASDSDQSLVDAADTLDEWDYRMARGSRAALLFARYLPQFRERVFGPAFTDADLGEAYYPSDWTLARLPDDDPLFDGRSRATLAVRALGDALEEIDDEGWETYGDYNTTRAMDHPLGGEAPFLNYGDLPADGSPATVKNYRVESAVGSSWRMVVRPGTDAAAVLPGGNSGDYFSDHYDDQLRRWLDNDQRPMPLGDGGEPAARFRSSEEGSR
- a CDS encoding DUF2150 family protein codes for the protein MTDDDAVETFYTDERWQNWLDRLAEEELDPENEDSARLLLNLQDDAAIAVAKVLAAFDDDRIDEERAVEEVRDIRDIVLADVEFDDEDKVMLIDGVQTSLVPVFYAAEEYLVGGVVEGDVSEFVRAAAEAEEGDDLDAALGYVVQAGTRVIDGEALDIELVEDLEYGLVSEWVNGLDSLQSAIEDPEVVEEED
- a CDS encoding DUF7260 family protein, coding for MAATHADEGSEPIRAARSALRVERRRVVDEREAFRAFRGRVSSIPDESACADPADSAGIGGPGGTRAPGGARGGFGGATDGGVGLGGPATPSGSRLVAVRDAYRSTVMSVPHYEAEYDDTYERSLAEEFGPELAYALTRTNCFREEYKRSLLSAVETAVQKREAFLDALKSEVESVERARSRLDPVREEIAAIDEELGGDGEREAGRDDGDGATADFGALDACRTRTETLREDCDRIAARRQRVLADHERRLALSEDLDLPAYCYQDLDVTYPVLAAVGAVGDRLDTLRRRIEREMGRAR
- a CDS encoding toxin-antitoxin system TumE family protein is translated as MPSEPFFQYTHVEAGLVENVVLRPTDDTETYPSGWKYTLHLGTLDDLTLVRYDNSHEDTKGHEHHTAAGDLDGVEFPGMEELLVEFWASADEYWDAVGGDPPRPH
- a CDS encoding competence/damage-inducible protein A; the encoded protein is MEVALITVGDELLSGDTVNTNANWLAGELSERGVAVGRILSIPDDRAEIAARVREYAAAFDAVIVTGGLGSTPDDVTMEAVADAFDREMVVTDITRESVERRLAAIREQVPDREFDVDVAAEAAIPEGSRPLVTEAGLAPGCVLDGVYVMPGIPDELKATFETVADEFAGDRRSRFLYTVEPESNIIDALEEAMDRFDVVVGCYPDREAEHNRLKVTATDDAALDDAAAWLLANVDASETPVSRDW